A genomic region of Ignavibacteria bacterium contains the following coding sequences:
- a CDS encoding undecaprenyl-phosphate glucose phosphotransferase, whose translation MSKSIEKILLLVTDFITINLAYIVYFYFRVETGWFQLISRPEFLLPMLVIYFYWFLIFLFVGMYRTWFAASRFDELTLLFKTSFVGVMILFFLIFIDDLSAPSGSTQRYLIFIYWGIFLLFVGSGRIFVRSLQRNLLLRGIGRRNTIIIGYNEKAKEVFNDVNRAKALGLDVIGFVLVDENSEIKDGNGKILGRINEIEKIVNEYNVKEVIIALDKHEHELMLDVIAKCDFNDLTIKIVPDLYEIISGQARTNQLYGIPLIEVNPQLMPVWERKIKRLMDIVFSLIILIVTLPITLLVAIAIKLDSEGPVFYKQIRVGKDGKEFKIYKFRSMFKDAEKHTGPVWSTKDDPRITRVGKILRKFRLDEIPQFINVLRGEMSLVGPRPERPYFVEKLSKEIPLYKRRLKVKPGITGWAQVKHKYDESIEDVKKKLQYDLYYIENISLRMDLKILFRTIFVVLFGKGHFQD comes from the coding sequence ATGTCTAAGTCAATCGAAAAAATACTTTTACTTGTTACAGATTTCATCACAATAAATTTAGCTTATATTGTTTATTTCTATTTTCGTGTTGAGACTGGTTGGTTTCAATTGATTTCAAGACCTGAGTTCTTACTCCCGATGCTTGTAATATATTTTTACTGGTTTCTTATTTTTCTTTTTGTAGGAATGTACAGAACCTGGTTTGCCGCTTCACGCTTCGATGAACTTACATTACTTTTTAAAACTTCATTTGTCGGTGTAATGATCTTATTCTTTTTAATTTTTATTGATGATCTATCGGCACCGTCGGGTTCAACTCAAAGATATTTAATTTTTATTTACTGGGGTATTTTCCTGCTTTTTGTTGGTTCGGGAAGAATTTTTGTCAGAAGCTTGCAAAGGAATCTGCTACTTCGAGGTATTGGTCGAAGGAATACAATCATTATTGGATACAACGAAAAAGCCAAAGAGGTTTTTAATGATGTGAATCGTGCTAAAGCGCTCGGTCTTGATGTAATTGGTTTCGTTCTGGTTGATGAAAATTCCGAAATAAAGGATGGAAATGGAAAAATTTTAGGAAGAATTAATGAAATCGAGAAAATTGTAAATGAATACAATGTTAAAGAAGTGATAATTGCACTCGATAAACACGAACATGAACTGATGCTTGATGTAATTGCAAAGTGTGATTTTAATGATCTGACAATTAAAATTGTCCCTGATCTATATGAAATAATCAGCGGGCAGGCGAGAACAAATCAGCTATATGGAATTCCATTAATCGAAGTAAATCCACAATTGATGCCGGTATGGGAAAGAAAGATAAAGAGATTGATGGATATCGTTTTTTCATTAATCATTTTAATTGTTACTCTGCCCATTACTTTATTAGTTGCGATTGCAATCAAACTTGACTCAGAAGGACCTGTTTTTTACAAGCAAATTCGTGTAGGGAAAGATGGTAAAGAATTTAAAATTTATAAGTTTCGTTCAATGTTTAAGGATGCTGAAAAACATACAGGTCCAGTTTGGTCTACAAAAGATGATCCAAGAATTACTCGAGTTGGAAAAATTTTAAGAAAATTCAGACTTGATGAAATCCCGCAGTTTATCAATGTACTTCGTGGTGAAATGAGTCTTGTCGGTCCAAGACCAGAAAGACCCTATTTTGTAGAAAAATTATCAAAAGAAATTCCATTGTATAAGCGAAGACTTAAAGTTAAGCCGGGAATAACTGGATGGGCACAGGTAAAACATAAGTATGATGAATCAATTGAAGATGTAAAGAAGAAACTCCAGTATGATTTATACTATATTGAAAATATTTCATTGAGAATGGATTTGAAAATTTTGTTCAGAACTATTTTTGTTGTTCTCTTTGGTAAAGGACATTTTCAGGATTGA
- a CDS encoding glycosyltransferase family 2 protein, with translation MQTFLTYTFFALILLVINSYILYPVFIYILSILFKKKIEISNESYPQVSILISAYNEEKVIEKRVQNILNSNYDMDKIEILVGSDCSNDRTNEILKNLENAIPQLRVFIFNARRGKAGVLNDLVDYARNEILIFTDANTEFHQDAIKKMVQYFNDKRVGGVSGRLELVETHEHIKEGVEEKRYWQYETILKKSEGKLGILIGANGGIFAIRKSLFVKVPLDKPVTDDFFISLNVIKQGYWLIYEPEAVAFEYVARDVKTEFRRKVRFAATNFQTISFFRDLLFNKNIILSYAFWSHKIIRWFLPFILILLFIVNVLIFEQHLFFKYLLYLQVIVYGLGLIGYLFSKIKIRIGIISLISYFLITNLALLIGYFKFLRKKHSLIWQSTPR, from the coding sequence ATGCAAACTTTTCTTACATATACCTTTTTCGCTTTAATTTTACTGGTAATTAATTCTTACATATTATATCCGGTTTTCATTTACATCTTATCAATTTTATTCAAAAAGAAAATTGAAATTTCAAATGAAAGTTACCCGCAAGTTTCAATTCTAATTTCTGCTTATAACGAAGAAAAAGTTATTGAGAAAAGAGTTCAGAATATACTGAACTCAAATTATGATATGGATAAAATTGAGATACTAGTAGGATCTGATTGTTCAAATGATAGAACAAATGAAATTTTGAAGAACCTTGAAAATGCAATTCCTCAATTAAGAGTTTTTATTTTCAATGCTCGTCGTGGTAAGGCAGGTGTTTTAAATGACCTTGTTGATTACGCCAGAAACGAAATATTAATATTTACTGATGCTAATACAGAATTTCATCAGGATGCAATAAAAAAAATGGTTCAATATTTTAATGATAAAAGAGTTGGAGGTGTAAGCGGAAGATTAGAGTTGGTTGAAACTCATGAACATATTAAGGAAGGAGTTGAAGAAAAAAGATACTGGCAATACGAAACAATTCTTAAGAAGTCTGAAGGTAAATTGGGAATTTTAATCGGAGCAAATGGCGGAATATTTGCAATCAGAAAATCATTATTTGTAAAAGTACCTTTAGATAAGCCAGTAACGGACGATTTTTTTATTTCACTTAATGTGATTAAACAAGGTTATTGGCTTATCTACGAACCAGAAGCTGTCGCATTTGAATATGTTGCAAGAGATGTCAAAACAGAATTTAGACGGAAAGTAAGATTTGCAGCTACTAATTTCCAAACAATCAGTTTTTTTAGAGATTTATTATTTAATAAGAATATAATTTTGAGTTATGCATTTTGGTCTCACAAGATTATAAGATGGTTCTTGCCTTTTATTTTAATTTTGTTGTTTATCGTTAATGTTTTGATATTTGAACAACATTTATTTTTCAAATACCTGCTTTATTTACAAGTGATTGTTTATGGTTTGGGTTTAATTGGTTATTTGTTTTCAAAAATTAAAATAAGAATTGGAATAATTTCGCTTATCTCATATTTTTTAATTACTAATCTTGCTTTATTAATTGGTTATTTTAAATTCTTAAGGAAAAAGCATTCACTAATATGGCAGTCAACTCCGAGATAA
- a CDS encoding glycosyltransferase family 4 protein, translating to MRIAFDCRVLERQMTGIGRYLLNILNEIPGYDKKSQYFLISNLKLAHIKNDFYTYINLNKKFINGKIFTPIWLNYFLPPVIRQNKIDVLIGPNILIPTTKKLKDVIRISIVHDIMPLTHPQFFPFFYKNYLKIYLPSSIKSSDLIITISEASKREILNYFDLEENRIKIVYNTFSEKFRKLSEDELLSLIPKSRLKLPEKFLLYVGVLEKRKNIGLFIKLADKINENKLDFKIVLVGRPGFGFNEFKEELEKRSNIISIIQGADDSDLLLLYNKAFALIFPSYVEGFGLPPIEAMACGTPVIASNCDALKEILNDAALLHDPDDVDGIFNSILKLNSDQRFYNAISEKSIEHSKLYSRENTMNSFMNIINSIKA from the coding sequence GTGAGAATTGCATTCGATTGTCGAGTACTAGAAAGGCAAATGACTGGAATTGGAAGATATTTATTAAACATTCTAAATGAAATTCCAGGATATGATAAGAAAAGTCAATACTTCTTAATTTCTAATCTAAAGCTTGCTCACATTAAAAATGATTTTTACACTTACATTAATCTTAATAAGAAATTCATCAATGGTAAAATCTTCACTCCAATCTGGTTAAATTATTTTTTGCCTCCTGTTATTAGACAAAATAAAATTGATGTATTAATAGGACCAAATATTTTAATTCCAACTACGAAAAAACTGAAAGATGTAATTCGAATTTCTATCGTTCATGATATAATGCCTTTAACTCATCCCCAATTTTTCCCATTCTTTTATAAAAATTACTTAAAGATTTATCTCCCATCTTCAATAAAGAGTTCTGATTTGATTATAACTATATCAGAGGCGTCGAAACGTGAAATTCTTAATTACTTTGATTTAGAAGAAAATAGGATAAAAATCGTATACAATACTTTTTCAGAAAAGTTTAGAAAATTAAGTGAAGACGAATTATTATCATTAATACCTAAATCAAGACTTAAATTACCAGAGAAGTTTTTGCTTTATGTCGGGGTTCTTGAGAAAAGAAAAAATATTGGATTGTTTATAAAGCTTGCGGATAAGATTAATGAAAATAAACTTGATTTTAAGATAGTTCTTGTAGGAAGACCTGGTTTTGGTTTTAATGAATTTAAAGAGGAACTGGAGAAGCGATCAAATATTATTTCCATCATTCAAGGTGCTGATGATAGTGATTTATTACTTCTTTATAACAAAGCATTTGCTTTAATTTTCCCATCGTATGTCGAAGGTTTTGGGCTTCCACCAATTGAGGCTATGGCTTGTGGAACTCCAGTTATTGCTTCAAATTGTGATGCATTAAAAGAGATTCTAAATGATGCAGCTTTACTTCATGATCCTGATGATGTTGATGGAATTTTTAATTCTATACTTAAATTGAATTCCGATCAGAGATTTTATAATGCAATAAGCGAAAAGTCAATTGAACACTCAAAACTATACTCAAGAGAGAATACTATGAATTCTTTTATGAACATAATAAACTCAATTAAAGCGTGA